From Herbaspirillum sp. WKF16:
CCGGCTCCATCCAGGCGCACGGCGCGCTGCTGACCTTTGCGCCCGACGGCACGCTGGCCGGCCGCAGCAGCAACGCCGGCGACCTGCTCGGCCCCCTGCCCGCGACCGGCGAGGCGCTCGACCAGCGCCACCTCAATGCCGAGGCGCGCGCCGCCATCCACGCCGCACTTGACGACCGCCACGGCTACATCGATGCCCGTCTGCTGACGCTGGCCTCGGGCCCCTTCGATGTGGTCACGCACAAGTCAGAAGGCATGCTGATCGCCGAGTTCGAGAAGCGCCCCAGCGACGCGCTCGCGCTCGACTCCTTCGCCCTGTCCGCGCACCAGGCGATCCAGCGCATCCAGCGCCAGCAAGGCGTGGAAGACCTGCTCACCCTGGCCGTCGACGAGATCGCGCGCATCACCGGTTTCGACCGTGTGATGGCTTATCGCTTCCTGCATGACGACAGCGGCGAGGTCATCGCCGAACACAAGCGCGCCGACCTCGAGCCCTTCCTCGGCCAGCGCTATCCGGCCAGCGACATCCCGGCCCAGGCGCGGCGCCTGTACGTAATCAATCCGATCCGGCTGATCGCCGACGTCGGCTACCAGCCGGCGCCGATCGAACCCGACCTCAACCCGCTCACCGGCCGTCCGCTCGATCTCTCGCACAGCAACCTGCGCAGCGTTTCGCCGGTACATATCGAATACCTGTCGAACATGGGCGTGGGCGCGTCGATGAGCTTGTCCATCGTCATCGGCGACCGCCTGTGGGGCCTGATCGCCTGCCACCACATGACGCCTCACCTCGTGCCGCACGCGGTGCGCATGTCCTGCCAGCTGCTGTCGCAGTTCGTCAGCACGCTGGTGGAGCGCAACATCAACGGCGAGCATGCCCGCGCGCTGGAACACTCGGCCGCGCTGCGCCGCGAGATCGTGGCCCAGGTCACCGACCGCGAAGACATCGTGCTGGCGCTGTCGGCCGATTACCACGGCTTCCTGCGGCTGATGTCCAGCCACGGCGGCGCCATCTCGCTTGACCGCAAGACCCAGACCTTCGGCAAGGCGCCCTCGCGTGAAGGCGTCAATGCGCTGGTCAACTGGCTCAACGAAAACGAAAGCGGCGACATCTTCCATACCAGCGCGCTGGGGGCCGACGTGCCGGACCTGAAGGCGGCGCTGGGCGAGGCCTGCGGCGTGCTGGCGATCCGCTTCTACCGGGAGCAGAACGGCTACGCCTTCTGGTTCCGCAGCGAGCAGGTCGAGGACGTGCGCTGGGGCGGCAACCCCGAGAAGAAATACACCATCGGTCCGCTGGGCCCGCGCCTGACGCCGCGCGGTTCCTTCGCCGTGTGGAAGGAAACCGTGCGCGGCAAGAGCCTGCCGTGGGAAAAGACGCAACTGGAGGTGGCCTCGCAACTGCGGCTGGACCTGCAGGAGGTGGCG
This genomic window contains:
- a CDS encoding ATP-binding protein, giving the protein MSNPYYQNERRKRHVDLSNCDQEPIHIPGSIQAHGALLTFAPDGTLAGRSSNAGDLLGPLPATGEALDQRHLNAEARAAIHAALDDRHGYIDARLLTLASGPFDVVTHKSEGMLIAEFEKRPSDALALDSFALSAHQAIQRIQRQQGVEDLLTLAVDEIARITGFDRVMAYRFLHDDSGEVIAEHKRADLEPFLGQRYPASDIPAQARRLYVINPIRLIADVGYQPAPIEPDLNPLTGRPLDLSHSNLRSVSPVHIEYLSNMGVGASMSLSIVIGDRLWGLIACHHMTPHLVPHAVRMSCQLLSQFVSTLVERNINGEHARALEHSAALRREIVAQVTDREDIVLALSADYHGFLRLMSSHGGAISLDRKTQTFGKAPSREGVNALVNWLNENESGDIFHTSALGADVPDLKAALGEACGVLAIRFYREQNGYAFWFRSEQVEDVRWGGNPEKKYTIGPLGPRLTPRGSFAVWKETVRGKSLPWEKTQLEVASQLRLDLQEVALSGENMLKRARETLLATLGHDLRDPLQAIMMAARMIEVREHSPSSSNLSKRISSSSSRMHRLISQVLDISRLQSGLGLDIQRRSVDVRKMIGEIVNEARMAYPDNEIIMEAEDCGETELDSDRVSQVISNLLSNTRHHGEINKPSTIIAFRRDDVLTISVSNHGAPIPEQVRGNLFKPYKKESLGNQRNSRGLGLGLYIVSEIVNGHGGRIAVDCEDGIITFTVTLPVGGPGQAAA